The window CACTGGGAACACCACGACGAAGCGGAGCCTCGTCCATAACGTCATCGTGATACAGCGAAGCCAAGTGAGTGATCTCAATTGCTTGTGCTGCGGTGATGACATCAGGTGTTGCGCCATTACCCAACAGAGCAGTGAGCAGGGTGAGCATGGGGCGAACTCGCTTGCCACCGGCACCGAACAGGTAGCGACCAGAAACATCGGCCAAAGCATCAGTGAAGTGAAGCTCTTTGCTCAAGCCTTCTTCAATGGTGGCAACGCCCGCATCGATGGTGTCGGCGAGCTGCTTAGTTTCGGGGGAGGCAAACAGGCGTTGGCGCAGCGAAAGACGACCGGAGACTCCGGCTACTCCACTCACGCTTGCGTTCACCCGTTCAGCCTAGTCCTGCTCAGGCGACTGGCTTGATGCCGCGATGAAGGGCAACCACTCCAGCGGTGAGGTTGCGGTAGGCCACGTTCATGAAGCCCGCTTCACGAATCCAGGTGGCCAAGGTTGTCTGGTTAGGCCAATCCTCAATCGAGTCAGCGAGATAGGTGTAAGCCTCGGTGTTCGAAGAGGAATACTTCGCCACCATCGGCATGACCTTGCGCAGGTAGAAGTTGTAGCCGGCACGGATAGGTGCCGCAGGTGGAGTGGAGAATTCACAGATCACGATGCGGCCACCGGGCTTGGTCACGCGGTAGAGCTCAGCAAGAGCTTTCTTCGGCTCGACAACATTCCGAAGACCGAAAGACATGGTCACTGCGTCAAAGCTGTTATCTGCAAATGGAAGCTTGGTGGCGTCTGCTTCAACGAACTCCACCAGAGGATTACTGCCGTGCTTCTGGCGTCCCACTTCGAGCATGCCGGGTGAGAAGTCGGCAGCAACGACGTGTGCTCCAGACTTTGCCAGGGCGACCGAGCTAGTACCGGTGCCGGCAGCCAGGTCAAGAACCCGCTCAGATGCTTGGGGGTTCACCGCACGGGTGGTGGCGATGCGCCACAACAGTGCATTTCCTGCCGAGAGCAGGTTGTTGGTGACGTCATAGCCAGCGGCAACGTCATCAAACATTGCCGAGACGGCTTCGGGCTTCTTAGAAAGGTCAGCTGTAGTCACAAGAGAAGTCTACGGCTGAAGCGTAGGCTGTCTCAGGTGAGTGTGTCAGCAACCCGTGGTCTTCGTGTGGAGTCGGTTCCGTTAACCGTCACTCCAGAGTTGCTTAACCTGCTCAGCGTCGACTCACCACTGCTGTGGTGGCGACGCGGTGATGGCATGGTGGGCATCGGTGTTGTCGAGACTCTGAGCTTCTCCGGCAAGACCCGCATCAAAGATGCGGGAGCTACCTGGCGTGAAGTTGCCGAAGCCGCAACGGTCAGTGACGCTGTCACTGTGGCCGGTTCTGGCCTGATGGCTTTTGGCACCTTTGCGTTCCGCTCCACCTCTGAAATTCCCAGCGTCCTGATCATTCCTCGCTTCGTGGTGGGGCAGCGTGCTGGGGTGACCTGGCTTACCCGAATTGGTTTTGCTGACGAGAGCGCTGAGCCACTGACCACAGAATCTGCTGAACAGATTCTTGCCGAGCACATCACCGCGAGCGCACAGCTGGGCGCTGCGCCCGTTGTTCACCTCTCCCCCGCCTCTCTGTCAGAAGCTGGATTCACCTCAGCAGTGAATAAAGCCATTGAGCGAATTGATGCGGGAGAAGTAGAGAAGGTTGTTCTCGCTCGTGAACTCGAGGGAACACTGGCAGGAACTCAGGATCTTCGTGTGGCCATCACGCGCCTTGCCGAAAGCTATCCCGATTGCTGGACTTTTAGCGTCGATGGCCTGTTTGGTTCCAGCCCCGAAACTCTCATTACAGTTCACGGCCGCAAGGTCACAGCGCGAGTTCTGGCGGGTACTGCCCGTCGTGGCAGTGACACTGCCACTGACCTGAGCAATGCGGCAGAACTGGCATCAAGTCATAAAGACCTCGACGAGCATGGCTTTGCCACTCGCTCGGTCGTCAATGCTCTGACCCCCTATGCCGAGCAGCTCACGGTGAGTGACTCTCCCTTCACCTTGAAGCTTCCAAACCTGTGGCACCTCGCCACCGACATCGCGGGCACCCTGGCTAGCGGCTCCAACTCACTCGACCTGGTCTTCGCGCTACACCCCACCGCTGCTGTGGCAGGAACACCCACTGTTGCAGCCGTGGAAGTGATTGATGACCTCGAGCCCTTTGACCGTGGCCGCTATGCCGGCCCCGTCGGCTGGATTGGTGCAGACGGCGATGGCGAATGGGCCATCGCACTGCGCTGTGCGCAACTGACCGGCTCCACCGTCACTGCCTATGCAGGCTGTGGCATTGTCTCCGACTCAGTTCCGGCAAACGAACTGGTGGAGACGGAAATGAAGTTCCGTCCCATCGTGGATGCGCTGAGCTAAAAAGTCTTTAGCGCTCGAGTTCAACCTCGACGAGTTCAGGCCCATCGCCTGCACCGGTCAGGGCACGTTCGAGATCACTCACGGTGGCTACCTTGGTGTATCCCCAGCCATAGGCAGTGGCGAG of the Aurantimicrobium photophilum genome contains:
- the ubiE gene encoding bifunctional demethylmenaquinone methyltransferase/2-methoxy-6-polyprenyl-1,4-benzoquinol methylase UbiE, with the translated sequence MTTADLSKKPEAVSAMFDDVAAGYDVTNNLLSAGNALLWRIATTRAVNPQASERVLDLAAGTGTSSVALAKSGAHVVAADFSPGMLEVGRQKHGSNPLVEFVEADATKLPFADNSFDAVTMSFGLRNVVEPKKALAELYRVTKPGGRIVICEFSTPPAAPIRAGYNFYLRKVMPMVAKYSSSNTEAYTYLADSIEDWPNQTTLATWIREAGFMNVAYRNLTAGVVALHRGIKPVA
- a CDS encoding isochorismate synthase; its protein translation is MSVSATRGLRVESVPLTVTPELLNLLSVDSPLLWWRRGDGMVGIGVVETLSFSGKTRIKDAGATWREVAEAATVSDAVTVAGSGLMAFGTFAFRSTSEIPSVLIIPRFVVGQRAGVTWLTRIGFADESAEPLTTESAEQILAEHITASAQLGAAPVVHLSPASLSEAGFTSAVNKAIERIDAGEVEKVVLARELEGTLAGTQDLRVAITRLAESYPDCWTFSVDGLFGSSPETLITVHGRKVTARVLAGTARRGSDTATDLSNAAELASSHKDLDEHGFATRSVVNALTPYAEQLTVSDSPFTLKLPNLWHLATDIAGTLASGSNSLDLVFALHPTAAVAGTPTVAAVEVIDDLEPFDRGRYAGPVGWIGADGDGEWAIALRCAQLTGSTVTAYAGCGIVSDSVPANELVETEMKFRPIVDALS